A region from the Vanessa tameamea isolate UH-Manoa-2023 chromosome 3, ilVanTame1 primary haplotype, whole genome shotgun sequence genome encodes:
- the LOC135193908 gene encoding uncharacterized protein LOC135193908, with protein MPVEAFVLSTLTSFLPNNTTSITDWPEIENLSLADPQFGEPNRVDIILGVDILSEIILEGLKKHPSKGGLIAQNTQLGWILSGRIHKTNKSNRIINLHLQLEEDQLLTKFWEIERGPENIVKKMTRDETICEEFFEKTTKRDDEGRYIVRLPFKEEDPQCFKSETKEIALRRFKLLERKLIKNSALYDDYKKVIEDYIIQGHLIKVSNSETNSRVFYLPHHAVVREDKETTKVRCVFDASCKGSNNVSLNSCFIIGPKLQQDLRHILMRWRLHPYCIVADIVQMYRQIRVHSDDSDCLRILWRFDPNKPIETYKHVRLTFGTSCAPYLAVKCLQQLALDEKSKYPIAAKITLQDFYMDDLLTGGDNEFEIIEIYDQMNRLMNAGGFCLQKWCTNSEKLLNHIKADKIRSDQAVIFKENNMIKVLGICWNKNTDNFEYLHHLPEADMPVTKRKVLSDIARLYDPLGWIAPVIITAKIYMQKLWKSGLAWDDNLTPDLLKEWLAFRRDLVNVQGIMIPRWLQVKRDYYVELHAFADASQAAYAAAVYMKSKDEIGNVSVHLITARTRVAPVEKEISIPRLELCAALLAAQLMFEVSQVLNIPKERLRAWSDSTIVLAWITGEPSRWTTFVSNRVSELLTILNRDQWNHVNSNENPADCASRGIQTEDLKDLNLWWFGPSWLKEINEYKTYKFSDFVTNEEQRSIKNMSAVVQIKEEEFLWTKFSNLQRLLRVLSYCRRVLLWKIPNKMRLLSENITPEERNTVLRICADKELREMFNKATSDFSKEIKTLLANEGTTWHYIPPQAPNFGGLWEAGVRSTKYHLKRVIGDTTLTYEELSTVLTQIEACLNSRPLCQLSDNSDDVLPLTPGHFLIGEPLITIPDEDYSKSNITGLQRWKLVQKMLNDFWKRWSAEYLITLNQRFKWLSKRAEPEIGDIVIIRDENLPPAKWLLGKIEEKHSGKDNITRVVTVKTKNGLLKRACNKLCFLPMTESVNDN; from the exons ATGCCAGTTGAAGCATTTGTCTTGAGTACATTGACTTCCTTCTTACCAAATAATACAACTTCAATCACGGACTGGCCAGAAATTGAGAATTTATCTCTGGCAGATCCGCAATTCGGAGAGCCAAACAGAGTTGATATTATTTTGGGCGTTGACATTCTTAGCGAAATCATCTTAGAGGGTCTTAAGAAACATCCATCTAAGGGTGGCCTTATTGCACAGAACACGCAATTAGGTTGGATCTTATCAGGACGTATTCATAAGACTAATAAATCTAATAGGATTATCAATCTCCATCTACAATTGGAAGAGGACCAACTCTTAACCAAATTTTGGGAGATAGAAAGAGGACCAGAGAATATAGTTAAGAAAATGACAAGAGATGAGACAATTTGTGAAGAGTTTTttgaaaaaacaacaaaaagagATGATGAAGGACGGTACATAGTAAGGTTACCATTTAAGGAAGAAGATCCACAGTGTTTTAAAAGTGAAACAAAAGAAATTGCACTAAGAAGATTTAAGCTACTagaaagaaaactaataaaaaattcagCTTTATATGATGATTATAAAAAGGTGATAGAAGATTACATAATTCAAGGTCATTTGATTAAGGTTTCAAATTCAGAAACGAACTCTAGAGTATTTTATCTTCCACATCACGCTGTTGTAAGAGAAGACAAAGAAACTACCAAGGTTCGATGTGTTTTTGACGCTTCTTGTAAAGGATCTAACAACGTTTCATTGAATAGCTGCTTTATCATAGGTCCTAAGCTTCAACAAGATCTTAGGCATATTTTAATGAGATGGAGACTTCATCCATACTGTATTGTAGCTGATATTGTACAAATGTACAGGCAGATTCGTGTACATAGTGATGATTCAGATTGTCTGAGAATTTTGTGGAGATTTGATCCGAACAAGCCCATAGAAACCTATAAACATGTAAGACTCACATTTGGTACCTCATGCGCACCATATTTAGCTGTAAAATGTCTACAACAACTAGCACTAGATGAGAAGTCCAAGTACCCAATAGCAGCCAAGATAACTTTGCAAGATTTTTATATGGATGACTTACTAACGGGTGGTGATAATGAATTTGAGATTATTGAGATCTATGATCAAATGAACAGATTGATGAATGCTGGAGGCTTTTGTCTACAAAAGTGGTGCACAAATAGCGAGAAGTTACTTAATCACATCAAAGCAGATAAAATAAGATCAGATCAAGCTgtgatttttaaagaaaataatatgattaaagttCTAGGTATATGTTggaataaaaatacagataattttgAATACTTGCATCATTTACCTGAAGCAGATATGCCCGTAACGAAAAGGAAGGTATTATCAGATATCGCAAGATTGTACGATCCATTGGGATGGATTGCGCCTGTCATTATTACAGCCAAAATTTACATGCAGAAGTTGTGGAAGTCTGGTTTAGCTTGGGATGATAATCTCACACCAGACTTGTTAAAAGAGTGGCTAGCGTTTCGACGTGATTTGGTTAACGTACAAGGCATAATGATTCCAAGATGGTTGCAAGTAAAACGTGACTATTACGTAGAACTTCACGCATTTGCAGATGCTTCACAAGCTGCCTATGCTGCTGCAGTTTACATGAAAAGTAAAGATGAAATAGGCAATGTTAGCGTTCATCTAATCACGGCAAGAACTAGAGTTGCCCCAGTGGAGAAAGAAATATCCATCCCACGTCTTGAACTATGTGCAGCTCTTCTTGCAGCTCAATTAATGTTTGAAGTGTCGCAAGTTCTTAACATTCCAAAGGAACGATTACGAGCTTGGTCCGATTCCACCATAGTGTTAGCATGGATAACCGGCGAACCAAGTCGTTGGACGACGTTCGTCAGCAATAGAGTGTCAGAATTATTGACGATTCTAAATAGAGACCAATGGAATCATGTCAACTCAAATGAGAATCCTGCTGATTGTGCATCAAGAGGAATTCAAACCGAAGACTTGAAGGATCTCAATTTATGGTGGTTTGGCCCATCATGGCTCAAAGAGATTAATGAgtacaaaacatataaattcagTGATTTTGTAACTAACGAGGAACAAAGATCCATTAAGAATATGAGCGCAGTAGTTCAAATAAAGGAAGAGGAATTCCTGTGGACGAAATTTTCGAATTTGCAGAGACTATTGCGAGTTTTATCTTATTGTCGAAGAGTTTTGCTATGGAAGATACCAAATAAGATGAGACTTCTATCAGAAAACATTACGCCAGAAGAAAGGAACACAGTTTTACGAATTT GTGCTGATAAAGAATTGAGAGAGATGTTTAATAAGGCAACTTCTGACttttctaaagaaataaaaaccttGCTAGCAAATGAAGGTACTACGTGGCACTATATACCACCTCAAGCACCAAATTTTGGAGGACTTTGGGAGGCCGGTGTTCGATCTACAAAGTATCATCTCAAAAGAGTTATAGGTGACACTACTCTAACTTATGAAGAGCTTTCTACGGTACTGACGCAGATAGAGGCGTGTTTGAATTCACGACCGTTGTGTCAATTGAGTGATAATTCGGATGACGTATTGCCACTAACTCCCGGTCATTTCCTTATTGGAGAACCATTGATAACAATTCCTGATGAAGATTACTCCAAAAGCAATATCACAGGTCTACAGCGATGGAAACTtgtacaaaaaatgttaaatgatttCTGGAAGAGATGGTCAGCTGAATATCTGATTACACTAAACCAACGGTTTAAGTGGTTATCGAAGAGAGCTGAACCAGAGATTGGTGACATAGTAATTATTAGAGACGAAAATTTGCCACCCGCAAAGTGGCTACTTGGAAAAATTGAGGAGAAGCATTCGGGGAAAGACAACATAACCCGTGTTGTTACAGTTAAAACCAAGAATGGTCTTCTCAAAAGAGCTTGTAacaaactttgttttttacCCATGACTGAGTCTgtcaatgataattaa